From the Lathyrus oleraceus cultivar Zhongwan6 chromosome 3, CAAS_Psat_ZW6_1.0, whole genome shotgun sequence genome, the window CTCCATTATGCTGCGGTGTATATGCAGCAGTTAATTGCCTCTTGATCCCATTTGTTTCACAATATTCTTTGAACTCATTTGATGTGAATTCACCCCCACAATCAGTTCTGAGACATTTAATGGGAAAACCAATTTCTTTTTCGACAAGAGCTTTAAATAACTTAAAGTAAGTGAATGCATCTGACTCAAAAGCAAGAAAATACACCCATGCCTTCCTACTATAGTCATCAATAAAGCAAATAAAATACCTCTTACTACCCTCTGAAACTGGAGATATTGGGCCGCAAATATCAGCGTGAACAAGCTCCAACTTTGATAATGCTCTCCATGTACTTTTCTTTGGGATTACATCTCTATGTTGTTTCCCTTTCAAACAATCGTTGCACGTAATCTCACCCTCGGAAAAACTTGGTAAGCCTTTCACCATGCCCTTTGTTTGCAAAGTCTTCAAACCTTTGTAGCTGAGATGACTAAATCTTTGATGCCATAAATGAGCCACGTCTTGAATGATTACTTGGAGACACTCTTCATCTATTTCCTTTTTGACTGATCGAGTGTTCGATAGCAACACAAACATTCGATTGGCAGCCATGGTGGTTTTGAAAATCAATCCCTTTGTGTGGTGATAAATCCGACACATATTTGACTACATCAATACAGCTAAACCCCTTTGTTGCATCTGCCCAACACTGAGAAGATTATTCTTCAACCCCAGTACATAATACACATCCCGTACAAGGTGATTCACTTCTTTTATAGTCAATCGAACACTTCCCTTTCCAACAACATTCATACTTGCATAATTCCCCCATCTTACCACCTTGTTGAACCCCTTTTCTAAATCATAAAAGAGAGATGAATCACCACACATGTGATTGCTACATCCAGAGTCAATAAATCGTATGTCATCTCGATCACCTCCAAGCGTATCGGTATACGCCATTAGCACCATCTCTTCTGATTCATCCAAATTTGCATAATTTGCTTGGCACTCATACTGAAAGTGTCCAAGCTTATGACACTTATAACACTCAACCATATCTTTGCTCTAGTTTAGGAGACCCCTGCCTCAACCTTGTCCTCGGCCTCCTCTGAAAGCAGTTTTTCCTCGTCCTTTTCCACCATAGCCTTCTTCATGAGTCACTTTCAAAGCATGTCCTTCTCCTCCATCTCCTTTGAATTTTTGCTAGTGAACGAGCAGAGAACTTTGTAAGGCATCCATAAAGAGTTGGTTTATGTCTTTGGCTTCCTTAATGGAACAAATAATGTACTTCCATTTATCAGTAAGTGTTCTCAAAATCTTATCAACGATCTTGACATCACTCACATCTTCCCCATAATTCCTCATGTCTTTTGCAACCTTCATTACTCGACCAAAGTAATCATTTATCGATTTGCCATGCTTCATTCCCAGAACCTCAAAGTCCCGGCATAGACGATTGAGCTGAGATCTCCTCACTCGAACATTACCTTGACACTTCATCTTCATGGAATCCCATAGCTGTTTGGATGTCTCCTTCTGCGTAATCGTCTTCAGAATTGACTTATCAAGTGACTGAAATAAGTAATTCTTAGCTTTCAAATCCTTCAGCTTCATCTCCTCTAGGTTTTATTTTTGCATTGGCGACATCCCATTCATACTCGTAGGCTGGTTGTTGCCTGATTCGACAATAACCCAGTACTCCTTGGATCGAATAAGATTCTCCATGACCATGCTCCAATGATCGTGGTCACCGTCAAAGTTTAGAATGGACGCTGAAACAAAGTTTGCTTCTAAACCTATCTCTCTCAAGTCACGCTCTGATGCCGGATTGTTAGATGCAACAAGAATTCAATAGAAAATAACTAACAGTACTGGGAATGACTTGTTTATTCCTTGTGAAATGCAGTAAAATAAATAGGTAACAAAATGAACATGCAGTAACAAACTACAACCCACTTCTAGCTAGAAATAAGGAAACAAACTTGACTAAATCAATTCAAcaaactaccctaaaaactaGGACTCTTATTTGACTAAATACTTATCAAAATAGTGTTTAATGGTAAAGAAAGAGAGAATATGGGATAATCGTTTTATCGGATCAGAAGGTGGTTATAAGGGTGGTCCGACGACGGATCTGAGGTAGATCAGAGGTGGTTGGTTCGGCCAGAACAAATGCGTTTGCAATGAAGAGAGGTGTTTCGATGTAGGGAGAGGAAGTATTTTATGGCGGATAAAGGTTGAGAGGTGTGTAAGTGAAGGAGTAGTGTTGGATTTTCCGAAGAGAGAGTTTTATTTTTGCAGAAAATTTTTTTGAATGAGGGAGAGATGTTGAGACACGTGTGTATATGTCAGTGGAAGTTGAGAGAGACGTTGTGAGGTACCCGGGAGTGGGACGCGCGTCCCCTTTTTATGGGCCTTCTTTTCTTTTCTAAATTGATATGATTGAGACATTCTGAGGTATCACGATTTCCTTTAGCATTCTCACAAACTCGTTTTTCTCTTTTCACATGGGACACGTGTCCCTCAGTCAATGGAGAGGAAGGATATattttgttttgttgattttttAATTCTTATTTACTTAATTTCAACTTTTTATTGGATGAAGTAGAGTAACATGGATAGTGAGTGTGGACCACTGATTAATTGAATCTAATGGGCAAAATGAAAGcaaagaaacaaaaataatataaaatagCAAAGTTACTCGTTCTAGATGCTTTAATTTATTAAAATCTTTGACAAAAGAATAGATGATTTAAATAGCAAAGTAACATGGATAATTCTATTTAATTGTTTCGAACACtttgacaaaagaataaaaataaaataactgAATATGAATAAAAATCGGGCGTAAAAGTGCccaaaaaattaaaatgaatgcaccaaaatgatcagtgtgAGATAAATTTCTCAGAAGCATATAAGTTTTTATTCaattttgaagtaaaaaatgTCCGATTGAAAAGTCTCGGGGTTGATCAAAACGTTATTGAAAAAGTAGTTGAAAAATAAAGCGAGTACGCTCGGTTAAACTATGCGAGACATAGATTAATAAAATAGACATCTGTAGGCCCAATCTTTAAGTTTTTCGCCCATTAAGTTTACATATATTTAAGAAACGATTCAACCGGTATGTTTGtagatccaaaaaaaaattcTGACCAATATTTTAGGTATTTTGTGTGATGAAAGACATGTTATGCTATGCATGTGATGCAAAGTAAAATAAAGTCAGATGTATGAAATTTTTAAAAAGGCTCGGACACAATTAGGGTATGACAAAAGACCTCATAGATTAGAAAACAAATTATCTCTATTGTTGGTAGTAAATAACTTGTATTTCCAGTTATTCAGAATTCTCTTTAGGAAATAAAAGGGCATCAAAGGTTCAGCAAGAAAAAAGAAGTGAGAACTATATTTAGTACATATCCTTTTTAAAGATAAATTTGATGGGGAGTTGGAAATACCCTAACATTCTAAGAGATGACCTTCATTTAGAGTAATGTGTTCCACCACCCCTTGTACATGTTTGGGATCTTTAGTTTCCTCTTTTAATATGGTTAGcaatctttttatttttcttagAGATGACAAGTGGGAATTCTTGTCACTCCTTATCATTATCCTCATAATCATCTTATGCATCCATAGTATTCTTGTCTTCTTCATAGACCATATGTTAGATATTTTGGTAAGATTGAATGGATCCGGGTCTGAATTGTGAATGAAGTCACTTTCTTTAAAATTATTTCAAGCACTCTCTTTGTTGTCTAAGAGTTGGAAAGCAagaatacccaggataattcagccATCGAGTATGCACAAGACTGATGAAGAACTCGAATGCAAGGAAGTATGTCTATAATATTGAAGAGGATGTACAATTTTGATTGAATGATTTTTGAATTCAGAATCATGTATTTATAGGCCATGCATGTGTTGTTTTATAAGTTTGCAACTCTTGATGAAACAACAAATTTTCAGCATATGTTTGCAATGGCTCACGTACAATAATACAATGCACCATTTCATGAAGTGTTGTatattttgattatgaaattcAAATTGTAAGCCAAAATCCTAGAGcaataattataattaatttgCAGCATGTCGGCCAAAGACCGGCCACTAGAGCGCCGCCTCATTAACATTGTGAATAGCCTGATTGCTCTAATGCATCATGCCTAAGTGCTCAAGTTTCGCCTACAAGCCGCCACTAGCGCCTCTACGCCCATGCCCTTGGACCCGGTCCTGGATCCGGAGTCGGTGTCGCCGATGGCTACACCGGAGAGGGGTTGTTTGGATGTGACGTGTGACATAATGTTTTGGACCGCCACATATTTCCATGTGGCACCTTATCATCTTTGGCTCCTCTGGTGAGTTTAATGTTTCAACGTCTTTATAAATGCTTTTAAAGTTAGCTCCACTTTTTATGTGAGACTATTTGCAATGCATTTATTGTCATTAACTTAATTgcctgcatgctgatgactaagttcttgatagcttgcaaggttgacacatcatctcagactgtcttgcatgactgacacatcatATCAGAACTAGCTTACATGTCAGACATGTGGCTatcttgtctcctgcatgctgaagattcacttcttgatagcttgcatggcTGACACAgcaactcacactgtcttgcatgactgacacatcatctcagaactagcttgcttgcttgacacatcatctcagagTAACTTGAATGTccgacacatcatctcagaactagctagcatgtgagacactgataccatctatttaagtttcttactatcaacatccaagacacttcactcacattcatctgcagtagGCAAAAAATTGTTTTCATCTCCACAATGTtatcttcatcattatacagtgtcaacgttcactgcaacggtgaaacttttgagtctgagcttcatggtttttgttttcgaaacactgataccattagaatcacgatcaagagaaatgcaacctttatgcatttgaaaaaaagaatacaatcctttataggatcaggtattttgtcaaagatcacatatcaaaatccaatattttttgagaatggtcaatgcaagtttttcccccttaaggtacgagacgatgaagatgttgaaaacatgtttgttagtcatgaacattcaggcaacaattgtatcgagttgtacattactctacaaccatgtataccatctcaacagtctcagctaaccgatcaggatgaagctggtgaagatgatgcagatgaactcaacccagaagctGAAGTAGAAGTCaacgttgttgatgaagaagaagaggagaccgagatacaggttgatcacatgctgaacaacgacgatgaagatgatgatcaaccaccaccaatacctcatagtcatgtctacaatccgcctcaacatatgacaaatatggatcttcacgacgatcaaacatccgacagtgtcttctataatccgtatccgaggccagtaggcgaattaaaggtcggagacatgtttcgtaccaaagaagaatgtgttttggaaatcaaaaaattccacatgaacaactttgctgactttacagtgaaacgcactgattctagaaggtatgttatcgaatgtcgtaacatgctttgtaagtttcgtttggctgcgtcttacaagaagaaaaatgactcttgggagatcgcttcaatagacccaccgcac encodes:
- the LOC127131162 gene encoding uncharacterized protein LOC127131162, with product MKLKDLKAKNYLFQSLDKSILKTITQKETSKQLWDSMKMKCQGNVRVRRSQLNRLCRDFEVLGMKHGKSINDYFGRVMKVAKDMRNYGEDVSDVKIVDKILRTLTDKWKYIICSIKEAKDINQLFMDALQSSLLVH